A single Candidatus Thermoplasmatota archaeon DNA region contains:
- a CDS encoding GAF domain-containing sensor histidine kinase, with the protein MPASPPTKDEAARLAILHAYAILDTPPEEAFDDIARVAAHVTGMPIALVSLVDAQRQWFKAKVGLADEETSREVSFCAHAIHEPALPCIVENPRADPRFADNPDVLGGLGIRYYAGVPLVSSAGPAVGTLCVIDRTPNRLSVAQIETLQALARQVVRLLETRRAARELDEARRLLASQARALALHDLVMGVAHEVGNPLTSMRIAAARLAEEVERLRVTTPSASVDTAARCARTLGTGVERLSGLAHALRRITEASTEPTSEVTIERLVAMAVEEAGPGAIPVALEMATEATIRGRCHELAKALASLLDNARDAMRGSSQAVRVRASADGFHARLEVRDDGCGIAPEHADRMFTPFFTTKPDGTGIALAIARRTIEDHGGRVTFESEPGRGTVFHVELPLRRDG; encoded by the coding sequence ATGCCCGCTTCGCCGCCCACAAAGGACGAGGCCGCGAGGCTCGCCATCCTCCACGCCTACGCGATCCTCGACACGCCGCCCGAAGAGGCCTTCGACGACATCGCGCGCGTGGCCGCCCACGTGACAGGCATGCCCATCGCGCTCGTTTCGCTCGTCGACGCGCAACGGCAATGGTTCAAGGCCAAGGTCGGCCTCGCGGACGAAGAGACTTCGCGGGAAGTGTCCTTCTGCGCGCACGCCATCCACGAACCCGCCCTGCCGTGCATCGTCGAGAACCCGCGCGCGGACCCGCGTTTCGCGGACAATCCCGATGTCCTGGGCGGCCTCGGGATCCGGTATTACGCGGGGGTCCCCCTCGTGTCGAGCGCGGGGCCCGCGGTCGGGACGCTGTGCGTCATCGACAGGACCCCCAATCGCCTGAGTGTCGCGCAGATCGAGACGCTGCAGGCGCTCGCGCGTCAGGTGGTGCGTCTCCTCGAGACGCGGCGGGCGGCCCGCGAGCTCGACGAGGCCCGCCGCCTGCTCGCGTCGCAGGCGCGCGCCCTCGCCTTGCACGATCTCGTCATGGGCGTCGCCCACGAGGTCGGCAATCCCCTGACCTCCATGCGCATCGCCGCCGCGCGGCTCGCCGAGGAGGTGGAGCGGCTGCGGGTGACGACGCCCTCCGCCTCGGTGGACACGGCCGCCCGCTGCGCGCGCACGCTCGGCACGGGTGTCGAACGGCTGTCGGGCCTCGCCCACGCCCTCCGGCGCATCACCGAAGCGTCGACGGAGCCGACGTCGGAGGTCACGATCGAGCGTCTCGTCGCAATGGCCGTCGAGGAGGCGGGTCCCGGCGCGATTCCCGTCGCGCTCGAAATGGCGACGGAGGCGACGATCCGGGGACGATGCCATGAGCTCGCGAAAGCCCTCGCGTCGCTTCTCGACAATGCGCGGGACGCGATGCGCGGTTCCTCGCAAGCGGTCCGCGTCCGCGCGTCCGCCGACGGCTTCCACGCGCGCCTGGAGGTTCGCGACGACGGGTGCGGCATCGCGCCCGAGCACGCGGACCGCATGTTCACCCCCTTCTTCACGACCAAACCCGACGGGACGGGAATCGCGCTTGCGATCGCGCGCCGCACCATCGAAGACCACGGGGGTCGCGTGACGTTCGAGTCGGAGCCGGGCCGGGGCACCGTCTTCCATGTCGAGCTGCCGCTTCGCCGGGACGGCTGA
- a CDS encoding hemolysin family protein has product MAGFDPLPVIAFKLFAVMFLVLLNGFFVAAEFAIVKVRATQLEARVRRGEPGAKRAAHVVEHLDAYLSATQLGITLASLGLGWIGEPAVASLIEPIFFLAGIGDPAIVHTVAFIIAFGFITFLHIVIGELAPKSLAIQKAEGVTLWTSAPLHVFYKIFQPAIWALNSVANALLRSAGMRPATEADLVHSEEELRMLLAESSAKRSLTKKRAEMILNVFELKKLAARNVMTPRPRMVALDVTKPFEENLAHAEESGYTRFPLVEESLDRVVGMVHYRDLVGLARSSATAPRSLSAIRRDVIFVPDSKSVEDLLSDLLGRGRHMAIVVDEFGSTAGLVTLEDIFEELFGEIRDEFDVAEAEAAYRKIDEGHYLLEGHMPLHQASALLGVQLQSTDVTTLSGYVVAELGRLPAKGERVKLGAWDGVVREADRKRVKSIEVRRAGSAAADAA; this is encoded by the coding sequence TTGGCCGGATTCGACCCCCTACCCGTCATCGCGTTCAAACTCTTCGCGGTGATGTTCCTTGTCCTCCTGAACGGCTTCTTCGTCGCGGCGGAGTTCGCGATCGTCAAGGTCCGCGCCACGCAGCTCGAAGCGCGCGTGCGCCGCGGCGAGCCCGGCGCGAAAAGGGCGGCCCACGTCGTCGAGCATCTCGATGCCTATCTCAGCGCGACGCAGCTCGGCATCACGCTCGCGAGCCTCGGGCTCGGCTGGATCGGCGAGCCCGCCGTCGCGTCCCTCATCGAGCCGATCTTCTTCCTCGCGGGGATCGGGGACCCCGCCATCGTCCACACCGTCGCGTTCATCATCGCGTTCGGGTTCATCACCTTCCTCCATATCGTGATCGGCGAGCTCGCGCCGAAGAGCCTGGCGATCCAGAAGGCCGAGGGGGTGACCCTGTGGACCTCGGCGCCGCTGCACGTCTTCTACAAGATCTTCCAGCCGGCCATCTGGGCGTTGAACTCGGTCGCGAACGCGCTTCTGCGCAGCGCTGGCATGAGGCCCGCGACCGAAGCCGACCTCGTCCACAGCGAGGAAGAGCTCCGGATGCTCCTCGCGGAATCGAGCGCGAAACGGAGCCTCACGAAGAAGCGCGCGGAGATGATATTGAACGTCTTCGAGCTCAAGAAGCTCGCCGCGCGCAACGTGATGACGCCGCGCCCGCGGATGGTCGCGCTCGATGTCACGAAGCCCTTCGAGGAGAACCTCGCCCACGCCGAGGAATCCGGCTACACCCGGTTCCCGCTCGTCGAGGAGAGCCTCGACCGCGTCGTCGGCATGGTCCACTACCGGGACCTCGTGGGGCTTGCGCGATCCTCCGCGACCGCGCCGCGCTCGCTCTCCGCGATCCGCCGCGACGTCATCTTCGTTCCCGACTCGAAGTCCGTCGAGGATCTGCTCTCCGACCTCCTCGGTCGCGGGCGCCACATGGCGATCGTCGTCGACGAGTTCGGCTCCACCGCGGGCCTCGTGACGCTCGAGGACATCTTCGAGGAGCTCTTCGGCGAGATCCGCGACGAGTTCGACGTCGCCGAGGCCGAAGCCGCCTACCGCAAGATCGACGAGGGCCACTACCTCCTCGAGGGCCACATGCCGCTCCACCAGGCGAGCGCCCTCCTGGGCGTCCAGCTCCAGAGCACGGACGTAACGACGCTCTCCGGCTACGTCGTCGCGGAGCTCGGCCGCCTTCCCGCGAAGGGCGAGCGCGTGAAGCTCGGAGCGTGGGACGGCGTCGTGCGCGAAGCCGACCGCAAGCGCGTCAAATCCATCGAGGTGCGCCGGGCCGGCTCCGCCGCGGCGGACGCCGCCTGA